Genomic window (Paenibacillus sp. 37):
TGGTAAACCGGATGTATACGGTACTGGATTCAACGTACAGTGGGCCCTGCAATCCTTTGTATGGAGCAACGGTGGGGATTGGTTGGATGAGACCAAAACAAAGGTAACAATTGATGATCCAAAATTCGCTGAAGCCTTGCAATTCTTCGCGGATATGCAGAACGTATACAAAATTACACCTTCCATTGAGGAAGCGCAAACATTGGATACGTATCAACGCTGGATGAAAGGTGAAATGGCTTTCTTCCCAGTAGGCCCATGGGATATGAGTACATTTGAGAAATTACCTTTCGATTATGATTTGCTGCCGTTCCCTGCGGGATCTACTGGTAAATCGGCAACGTGGATCGGATCTCTGGGAATTGGAGTATCCGCGAAAACGAAACATCCGGAAGAGGCAGCAGCATTGGTGAACTACCTTACGGCTTCGAAGGAAGGCATGCAGCAACTGGTAGATGCCAAGGTACAGATTCCGAACTTGCTTGATATGGCAGACGAGTGGGCCAAAGATACATCCACGAAACCAGCCAACAAACAGGAATTCATTGATATCGTTGAGGATTACGGCCGGGCACTGCCAGGTAACTACACGTACAATGCGGAATGGTATGACCTGTTCTTTACGGACATCCAGCCGGTATTGGATGGCAAGATTACAGCCGCAGACTATGTGAAGCAGCAACAACCAAAAATGCAAAAACTGCTCGACAAAGCGGTTGAACAAGAAAAGAAATCTCAGAAATAGTAGATAGGAAAGGGTGATGCCGGCAGCCTGCAATCATGCTGCTGGCATCATTCGTATTGGAACTTATTGGATTCCATACGGGCATGTGGCATTCGTTGATCGGCAAGGTTCAATCGAAGAATGCCACATGCTGATACTAGAAACAGGGGTGAACGCCGTGATTACGAAATCGAGTTTGTATCGCAAAGAGATGCTGTACGGATATCTGTTTATTTTACCTCCGATTCTTGGATTGCTGATCTTTGTCATGTTCCCGTTCCTCTACTCCCTTTATGGTTCCTTTACGGATTGGGACGGACTGGGACAGATGAACTTTATCGGTTTGGCCAACTTCAAGGATTTGCTGACGGATGACCTCTTCTACAAAGCGATGTTTAATACATTCTTCCTGATGCTCGGTATTCCGATTGGATTGTTGCTCGCATTGTTGCTGGCAATGGGTCTGAATCGTAAAATTCCCGGCACCACGACATTCCGAGTAATCTATTACATCCCGGTCATTTCTTCCCTCGCTGCCGTGTCCATTATGTGGAACTGGGCTTATAACGGGGATTACGGTCTGGTGAACCAGTTCCTTGACCTGTTTGGGATTAAAGGGCCTAACTGGCTTGCGAACAAAGACACGGTCAAACCAGCTCTGATTATTATGACAGTGTGGAAGGGTCTGGGATACACGATGTTATTGTACTTGGCGGCACTGCAAAGTGTATCACGTACATACTACGAGGCGGCTGAGCTGGATGGAGCCAATGGGTTCCAAATCTTCCGCAATATCACCTGGCCTATGGTGAAGCCAGTTACCTTTTTCCTCATTGTTACAAATATTATTGGGGGTTCCCAGATCTTCACCGAGATGAACATTATGACACCTACGGGTGGTCCCGAATATTCTTCGGCATCGATCGTTTTCTACATCTGGCAGAAAGCCTTCAGTAACTTGCAGATGGGTTATGCCTCAGCGATGGCCATGATTCTTGGTATTTTCATTTTTGTCATTACCTTGGTGCAATTCAAAATGAACGAAAAATCAGCCTATGATGGGGATTGATTGTCAAGGAAAGGAGTGAACCGGAGATGTCTTACAGTCAAAAGAGGAAATTAACAAACTCGATCATTTTTATCGTACTCGCGATTGGTGCGATTGCGATGATTGCACCACTGATCTGGATGTTGTCCACGTCATTGAAGGAGAAGCAGGATGTGTTCGCGCTTCCGCCTGTATGGATACCTGAAGTATTCCAATTTGGAAAGTATAAAGAAATCTGGGAAGCAGGCCCGCTGCTCAGCGGGATCAAAAACAGCCTCATCGTTGCGGTGAGTGTAACTGTGGTGGGTACGTTTACGTCCAGTATCGCTGCCTTTGCTTTTGCCAAGTTAAGATTCCCGCACAAAAACAAACTGTTTCTCGCATTGCTGGCATCCATGATGATTCCTTATCCGACAGTCATGATCCCACAATTCATCATGTTTGCAAAGCTGGGCTGGGTGGATACGCTGTTACCACTGATTGTTCCTGGCCTGTTCGGTAACGTCATCATGATCTTTTTCCTGCGTCAATATCTGCTTAGTGTGCCTGATGCGATTATTGAAGCAGCCAAAATCGATGGAAGTTCCTACTTCCGGCTGTACTCCAGTATTACGTTTCCACTCATCAAACCGGCGATTGCTGCACAGCTGATTCTCTGGTTCATGGGCATCTGGAATGATTATCTGGCACCAATTATCTATCTGAATTCACCGGAGAAGCAGACGTTACAGCTCGTTATCGCGAACTTCAATGCCACGTATGCGATTCAAACCGATTACCCACTTATTATGGCGGCGTCGATTGTAGCCCTGTTACCGGTATTAATCATCTTCCTGATCTTCCAGAAACAGATTATTGAATCGGTTGCCATTTCGGGAGTCAAGGGATGAACCAGCGGAAGAAATTCCGGCGGTGGTCGAATTCAGGAAAAGGAGTGGTTGCTTCCATGTTGTTATTGATGGTTGTTGGAGCTACGGGTTGTTCAGGAGAAACGGTGTCCCGTCCGGTCTTTCCTAAAGCTCCTCAAGATACTCAGTTGTATGACACCTCCATTTTGGACGATGAATCACGCTGGACGGTGAACAATGCGCATGATCCGGCCATTATCAAAACAGACCAGGGATACTACGTCTATTCCACAGACGTTCGTGTAGCAGGAGAAGCGAAACCCGGCGTCATGGTACGCAAATCAGATGATCTGATCCACTGGAAGTGGGTAGGTCAGGCTCTGCCGGGTATTCCGCAAGAAGCGCTGGACTGGACAGGTGCAGTCAATCTGTGGGCACCCGATGTGATCCAAGTTGGCGATACCTATCGGATGTATTATTCGGCTTCTTCTTTTGGCAGTACCCAGTCGGCCATTGGTCTTCAGACATCCTTATCTCCCGAAGGTCCATGGACAGATGAAGGACTGGTTGTAAAAACTTCTGCGAATGAACAGGACAAATTAAATGCCATTGATGCCAATCCCATCGTAGATGCCGAGGGCAATTCGTGGATGGTATATGGTTCATTCTTTGACGGCATTTATATTGCGCCACTCGACCCCGACACCGGGAAATTCAAGGACGAGGGTTATGGTACTCGCATTGCTGCTCGGGATCGTGCAACTGAAGAGGGCGCAGTGGAAGGTCCCTACATTGTGTATAACCCGGAGTTCAAAAAGTATTATCTGTTCGTCTCCTATGATTCCTTATTCGAGGACTATAACGTGCGGGTTGCGCGTGCCGATTCAATCACAGGACCGTATACGGACATAAACGGCAATAACATGCTGGATACGGAGTATCTGCCGCAATATGAGATCGGCACCAAAATTCTCGGCGGTTATCGCTTCACAGAAGGTGAAGGCTGGGTTGCGCCTGGACATAACTCCGTGTTGAAGGACGGAGACGATTATTACATCGTGCATCATGCACGGGGTGAGACGGATAAAAACTGGCCATATCTGCATGTACGCAAAATGTTATGGACGAAGGACGGCTGGCCTGTCGTTTCACCTGAACGGTACGCAGGTGAGACCACACAGGATATTCCGAAGTCCATGATTGCCGGGGCGTGGGAAGGAATGGCACTTGATCCGTCCGTGGACGGGCAGATTCAAGCCGTGCCTTATACCCTAACAAGCAACGGTAAAATTAAAAGCGAAAAAGGTTCAGGAACCTGGACCCTTGATGACAAACAAACACTGACACTGAAGTGGAAAGAAAGCCCATGGGGCGGAGCCTCCACAGAAGAGCTGAAGCTGCTGCCGTCTTGGGACTGGGAGCGAAGCCAGCCGGCAATCGTAGTGACAGGCCTCAATGACCACGGCGTGGCAGTCTGGGGCAAGCAGATCAGCGCAGCTGAGGAGTAAGGGGACGCCCAGCGAGCGCGGAAAGAGCGAGCTACTGCTCTATGGGTGCACAAGCAGTGAGGGGGAGGAAGGAGCCGCAGGAGCGAGTTTGGCATCCGATTTCAACCGCCAGGAGCGGTGGGAAAAGAAATTGGAGGACAAGAGAGCTCCAAGGCCCTGCCACCCCCGAACGTCCGCTGTGCATGACAAAGTTGGCCTATGTCTGAGGCCAATAATGCACTAAATATGGGGAGAGTTGACCCTGCGAAGCGGTCAACCCCATAAGACCGAGCCAACAAAAAGGCTCGAAGTGAGGTTGTAACCCAGCGAGCGCGGTAAGAGCGAGCTGCCGCTCCGAGGGTGCACAAGCAGTGAGGGGGAGGAAGGAGCCGCAGGAGCGAGTTTGGCATCCGATTTCAACCGCCAAGAGCGGTGATAAAAAGAAATCGGAGGACAAGAGAGCACCAAGGCCCTGCCACCCCCGAACGCCCGCTGTGCATGCAAAGCTAGTCTATAGCTCTGCGGCTTGCCTTGCATTACATGCGGAGAGTTGACCCTGCGAAGCGGTCAACCCCATAAGACCGAGCCAACAAAAAGGCTCGAAGTGAGGTTGTAACCCAGCGAGCGCGGTAAGAGCCGAGCGGCCGCTCCGAGGGTGCACAAGCAGTGAGGGGGAGGAAGGAGCCGCAGGAGCGAGTTTGGCATCCGATTTCAACCGCCAGGAGCGGTGATAAAAAGAAATCGGAGGACAAGAGAGCACCAAGGCCCTGCCACCCCCGAACGTCCGCTGTGCACCACCCAAAAAGGTTTTCGCTTTTTTCGCAATTGGGTTACATTCCCCAACTTCGAGCCAAACAACATTTGAAAGGGGAGCATTCCCATGACTGATTCTATTACATTTACTAATCCCATCCTGGAGCAGCGCGCAGATCCGTGGGTGTACCGTCATACAGACGGTTACTATTATTTCTCCGCTTCCGTACCAGCCTTTGACCGGATCGAGATCCGGCGAGCAGAGACGTTGGAAGAGTTAAGAGATGCTGAGCCGGTAACGGCTTGGACCAAGCGTGACACGGGGCCGATGAGTGCCAACATCTGGGCACCGGAGATTCATTTTATCGATGGCAAATGGTACATACACTACGCTGCGGCTCACACCAGTGAGACCAACGAAGGACTGTTCGATCACCGGATGTATGTTCTGGAGAACGATTCCGCGAATCCACTCGAAGGAGATTGGGTAGAAAAGGGACAGATTTACACACGGTGGGAATCATTCGCACTGGATGCAACAACCTTTGAACATAAGGGGATTCGCTATCTGGTCTGGGCGCAGAAAGATCCTGATATTGTGGGCAACTCCAACCTGTACATTGCCGAAATGGAGAACCCATGGACGCTACGCGGCGAGCAGGTTATGATCTCTACGCCTGAGTACGATTGGGAAATCATCGGCTTTAAAGTGAATGAAGGAGCAGCCGTGATGCATCGGAATGGGCGGTTGTTTATCGGCTACTCGGCAAGCGCGACCGATTACAATTATTGTATGGGTCTGCTCACCGCAGATGAAAATGCCGACTTGCTTGATCCGGCTAGCTGGGTGAAATCACCCGAGCCTGTATTCCAGACTTGTGAAGGGAACGGCCAATACGGTCCGGGGCATAACAGCTTTACGGTGTCACCGGATGGCAAGACCGATATTCTGATTTATCATGCGCGTAATTACAAAGACATCGAGGGTGATCCCTTGTATGATCCGAACCGTCACGCCCGTGCTCAAGTGATTCATTGGCGTGAAGATGGCACACCTGATTTCGGTGTTCCGGTTCCAGATGGCAGCGCAGTAGCTGAAGCAAAATAAGAGGTAATGAAACCTTGAATACGAGAGCCCTTAGTTAGCGAGTGATGCTGATTAAGGGCTCTTTTGTATGTGAACGATAAGATGGAGTGCCTGAACATATGTATCCTGGACACAAAACAAAGCAACCACAACGATGATTTCTGCGTATGAGAAAGATACAGATTACGATGCAGAACCTATTAGGAGGATCACATATGGATTCACGCGAGACGTTGGACTTGGAGCTTGAACAGATTTTGAAATGGGAGAAACAACAGAAAGACTTGTTTATTTGGGATAAAATCGGGCGTTTGCCCTTTGCGATGTTGGATAAAGTGATGCCTAAAGCGCTGAAACAGAAGATCGGCGATTCCCTGAATGACGTGGGTCAGTATGTGCAGAATGGGGGCAAGTTCCTCGTACAGAAGAAAAAAGTAGCCAAGCTGCTGCAAGAGGAAGCCGAGAAGTCCGGTTATTCCATGATAGATACGTCCTATCGTCTGGAGCAGGAAGCTGAAGCGGAGGGGACAGCGAAGATTCATAGTGTGGAGAATCTGCCACTTAAAGTGCTGGACCAGGTGGCTGATAACATTACCGAGAGCCGAACCAAATTTGCTGCGGCGCAGGGAGCAGCTACAGGGTTTGGTGGCATTGTAACTATTGCAGCAGATATTCCGATGGTGATGGGGCTTTCTCTGAAGGTACTGCAGGAGATGGCTCTATGTTATGGTTATGATCCGGATGAACCGCTGGAGCGTATCTTTATCGTCAAATGTCTGCAATTCTCTTCCGCCGATATTGTAGGCAAGAAGGCGATCATTGAAGAACTGGCCGCCTACGACGATCCGGACAAGCCAATTGAAGTGGTATCGCAGATGCAGGGCTGGCGGGAAGTGTTTAACTCCTACAGTGAATCCTTTGGTTGGAAGAAGCTGTTCCAACTCGTGCCTATTGCCGGCATGGTATTTGGTTCAGTGAGCAACAAAAATACGATCCGTGATGTAGCCGAAGCAGGTAAAATGTTGTACAAAAAACGGCTGATCCTTCAGCGTTTGAAGTAACATTACAGAAGAAGTTATATTACAGAAGAATATTTATATTGAAAGAGTTGAATTTGATATGTTAAACAAACAGGGTTTCTATGATCTTTTGGATCGCAATAATATCGTTTACGAAAGTATTGAACATCCCGCAGTATACACGATGGAGGAAATATTCTCTTATCAAATTCCACATACAGAACGTATCGTTAAAAATCTGTTTCTGCGTGATGACAAGAAACGCAACTATTATCTGGTGACGATTGCTGGAACGAAGTCCGTTGATTTGAGAAGTTTAAGCGAAAAGATACCTAGCCGCAAATTAAGTTTTGCCAGTGAAAAGGATTTGTTGGAATTCCTCGGATTGGAAAAAGGGCACGTCAACCCTATGGGGGTTTTTAATAATATTCAGAAAAACGTGACCGTAGTTTTTGACAAGGATCTAGTTGGTCAGAAAATCGGAATTCATCCGATGGAGAATACGGCGACGGTATTCCTTGAATTTGAAGATGTGAAGGAACTAATTACAGCTCAAGGCAGCAACGTTGTCATGTGTGACGTGGAATAAACGGTTGAACTAAATACGAGAACAACAAATATAAAAAGGGGTTCCTGCCAGTCTGTGAATACAGAGTTGGCAAGAACCCTTTTGTTATGGTTCAAGCATTTTATTCATACTGCAAATGTAAATGACTAATGTGAAACCTAAAGAACTCAGCAGACGTTATTCGACGATATTTTACTAATTCCAATTGCTAAAGAATCTCAGACACGTTATTTCTGCATTTCACACGCACATTCCAAGGTTTTCGGCCTTTTTCTCTGGAATAGCGTTGCTTAGATTCTTTAGATTGCGAAACCAGCAGTAATCGTTCAAATAAGTGCTGTCAGGTTCGTTAGCGCAAGATAACGTCTTATAAGGACGATGCTGCCACGTAAGGATTGGATCTAGTATAGAATAAAAAGTGGACACCTGTTGATGTATTTTTTACTCTTCACTACCGTTTTCTTTCGCCCAGATATTGAGTAATTTATCGGATGGAAGCAAGAACGTGAAGATCCCGAGCAGGGGCAGGAAGCTGCACATCTGCATTACGGGTGATACACCGAAAACGTCAATCCAGTTGCCCAGCACGAGTGCGCCCAGGCCTCCCATACCAAATGCCAGACCTGTGATCAGACCGGAGACCGTTCCGATTTTGCCCGGAATCAGCATCTGTGCGTACACAACCGTAACCGAGAAGCTGGATAACATGATAAAACCAATAATGGTTAGTAGTACGCCTGTCCAGAACAGATTCGCATAGGGCAGCAACAGAGCCAGCGGAGCAGCTCCAGCCATGGACAGGAAGATCAGGTTACGTTTGCCGAATCGATCTGCCAGTGGGCCTCCGAAGAATGTACCAAGTGCTCCAGCAGCGAGGAACAAGAAGATATAGATCTGCGCGTCCTCTGTGGATAATCCAAAGGTATCTTTCAGATTAAACGCGTAGAAGCTGCCAATGGAAGCGATATACCAGGAACGAACAAAGACGAGCAAAATCAATAGCGTAATGGCGGCAGTAATCTTTTTGCGTAAAGCAGGATTGGGTGCACGACGAGCAGCAGCCTGTCTACGCAGATATCCTCCCGATTGCAGCATGCGTCCATACCAACGGGCTATGTAGATTTGGACTGCAATCCCCATGGCAGCAATGCCTGTAAATCCAATGGCACCGAACAGTCCAAACGGGATAAAGATCCAGCGTGTAAGCAATGGGGCAAGGGACTGCCCGGCGTTACCACCAACCTGGAAGATGGACTGTGCCAGCCCACGGCGCTGACCAGCAGCCATATGGGATACCCGTGAACCTTCCGGATGGAAAGCAGCAGAGCCTAGACCGACAAAAATAACGGAGATTAGGACAGCCATATAACTGTCAGCGAAGGCCAACAGCAACATGCCAGTAAATGTAAAACCCATGCCAATGGGCAGGATAGATGGCGTCGGTTTTTTATCTGCAAACCAGCCTACGACAGGCTGCATAATGGAAGCGGTAAAGTTGATAGCAAATGATATCCATCCGATTTGAGTATACGTGAGATGCATAGAGTCTTTCAAAATCGGAAAAATGGCTGGAATAACCGACTGGATCGAATCATTGAAGAGATGAACCAAACTGATGGCAATGAGTATCCGGTAAACGGTGCTTTGGGCATCCGATCCGGGTGGGGCTTTCGAACGCGCTGTGGCGTCCTTGGTTAAAGTGGATTGAGTAGACATGTACAATTCTCCTTTGGTCGCGGTCACGAGGGATCAGCGCCTGATGTTGTAATATATGCGTGTAAGCATATTGTTACATAATAGGATAGATTGATTGGACCGACAAGGGGAACAAGGGAAAACGTTGATGAATTCAACTCTATTTCCAAGGTGTTTATTAATAGCATTGCATTTACAAAATAAACGTATTACTTTAGCATCTACTGTAAGAAGACCCATATTTATGTGTAAGAAGGATAGAGGAGGGATGTATATGAAATCCTTATCACCTTATGAATCCGCCAAACGTGAGTTGGTGATGACTATTTTGTATATGGCTGTAATAACGTTTCAGGTTATCTATGTAGCACCGAAATCTCTATCTGCTGCTATCGTCATATTTATCATTTTTCAGTCAATTGGTGTGCTGATGTTGAGACATTACATCAAAAAAGTCAAAGAACTAAAGAAAGATCGATCTACTTGAAAGTGACTCCAAGCTTAGGGTAGAGACGGAGGTTCTGCAGGATTAAACTAAAAAGCCGAACTTCTTGAGCTATATAAGCTGAATTAATCATTTACAAGGTAACGGAGAGGACAGAAAAAACCTGAAAAAGCGAAGCGTACGCCTAAAAGCTTTCTGAAAGAAAGCTGCATCGGAAGCGTACGCCATCCCCGGATTTTCCCCTTTTAGAAAAGGGAATGTAAAAAATCTGGGGATAACAGCGATTGGAAGGTTGTTCTGTCATCGTAGTGTCAGTGTAAATAATCTTTAGTTCAAGTTATATAGCAGAGTTCGGCTTTTGGCATTCTATGATTCTATTTTATACAGAATGGATGAAACTGACGAATTAACGATTATCAATCGTCTCCGGATACATATCATGATTCATCATGCGATGGTCGGCCATCTGCTCGTACTTCGTTCCCGGTTTACCGTAGTTTGTATACGGGTCAATGGAAATACCGCCGCGCGGTGTGAATTTGCCCCATACTTCGATGTAGCGTGGGTCCATCAGCTTGATCAGGTCGTTCATGATGATGTTCACACAGTCCTCGTGGAAATCACCATGGTTACGGAAGCTGAACAGGTACAGCTTGAGTGATTTACTCTCGACCATTTTCACATCCGGAATGTAGCTGATATAGATCGTTGCAAAGTCCGGCTGACCCGTAATCGGGCACAGGCTGGTGAACTCCGGGCAGTTGAATTTTACAAAATAATCACGGTACGGATGTTTGTTATCAAAGCTCTCCAGAATGTCCGGATCATATTCAAACGTATATTTTACATTCTGGTTGCCCAGCAACGTCACATCTTGCATCTCATCAGGTTGTCTCATCGGTTATTAAACGCTCCTTGTTTCCGTCAAAGCCCAAAGCTTCGCGGGTTATATGAATAGGCCGTTTTGCCTGTTGAATTCTCTTCATTGTCTGAAGACATTTCGTTCTCATCCTTACATCATGCCGCCCATTTCACCCATACTGCCCATTAGACGCCGCGTTTGTTGCCCCATACCAACGTATGTAGCTGCGGAAGAACACGAACATCATTCAGGTCATCGGAGGCACTAACTTGGTCGATCAGCCACTCATAACGAGTAAGCAGCGAGGACGCCAGATCTGGCGTATCGGAGGAAGTCACATCCGGGTTCCCGGTTTGTAAAAATAAATCTGTGCCCGGATACCGCGCATGCACACTGCGTGCATAGTCCAGGTCTGTCTCATCGAAGATCACGATCTTCAGACTGTGACTTCGTTCTACCGGGCCAGATGCCAGCCTTCCGATCAGATCATCCAGCACGGACCAATCGGTGTCCATGGCGGAGCTGGGTGGCTTAGGCGAGACGGTGACTTCGTCAATGTCCGCCAGCCAAGGCTGCCAGCGAGAGCCCTGCGTCTCCACCGCGGTGCGGATGCCGTTCTCCCGCAGCAGGGCAACCAACCCGCCCAGCGAAGCAAGCAGGGCGGGATTACCGCCAGAGATGGTGACATGGGAGAAGCGGGTGCCGCCAAGGCGGCGCAATTCTTCCCATACATCCTCTGGCGTAATCATTCGAATCTGGTCCTTGCCACTGCCGTCCCAGGTAAAGGCCGAGTCGCACCAGGAGCAGCGATAATCGCAGCCCGCGGTGCGAACAAACATCGTTTTTTGCCCGATGACCATGCCTTCGCCTTGAACCGTCGGACCAAAAATCTCCATCACGGGAATACGAGCCTCTTTGCGAGATCCCGTCTCATTCACCTGCTGTGTCACACTACTCATGGATCATCCACTCCCGTCTCGCCTCCGCGTAACTGGTTGGTGTCTCGAAGAGTCGGACAAACTCCGTCCGCCCACCATCGGTCAGCCCGGCATAGGGCTCCGTCTGGAGCGCATGTTCCATCTGTTCGAACAGCCAAACGACCATATTTTCAGCCGTTGTATTCATTAAAGGAAGTGTCTCGTTGAGGTACTGATGATCCAGATATCCCTCAATTTGAGTTTTCCATATATCTTTGATATGTCCAAAATCAACCGTCAGCCCGGTCTCACCCGGATAACCGCTAATGCCAAAAATAACTTTATACGTATGACCGTGCAGGTTTTTACACTTGCCTTCATAACAATGCAGGTGATGTGCTGCGTCAAAGGTGAATTCTTTGCTTACAAGCACACGTTTGCGGTGATAGCGCAGCTGGGTGGGTAGAATATCTTCTCCGATGCGTTGCAGATGCTCTACAATACGGAATGTTCCCGGCTCTCTCATCGTACATCCACTCCCGTAGATCCGGTAGCACGTTGCTGTACATAACGATCCAATCCGGCTTTGCGCAGTTTGCAAGCAGGGCACTCTCCGCATCCATCGCCGATCACGCCGTTATAACAGGTCAGGGTACGCTCGCGTACATAATCAAAAGCACCGAGATCATCGGCCATCTTCCACGTTTGGGCTTTGTCCAGCCACATGAGCGGGGTGTGAATGACAAATGGATAGTCCATGGACAGGTTAAGCGTCACATTCATTGATTTCACAAATGAATCCCGGCAATCTGGGTATCCGCTGAAATCCGTCTCGCATACACCTGTAACCAGGTGACGTGCTCCTTTTTGCTTTGCCATAATGGCTGCAAAACTGAGGAACAGCAGATTTCGTCCATCTACAAATGTACTCGGCAGTTCGCCTTCTTCATGCGTAATCTCCACATCTGTGCGAGTGAGCGCATTGGGGGCAAGCTGATTTAACAGACTCATATCGAGTACCGTTTGCTGTACGCCCAGATCACGAGCGATCTCGGCTGCGCATTCAATCTCCAGCTTGTGGCGCTGACCGTAATCAAACGTAACAACCTCGACATCGGCAAACTGTTGTTTGGCCCAGAACAGACACGTGGTACTATCCTGACCGCCGCTGAATACAACGACTGCTTTTTCTTCGTTCAACATAAAAAAACCTCTCTATCTTCTTGAGATCAAACCATGCCCGTAGGCATAGAGTGTCGGAAGAACAGAGAAGTTCATGAACTGGCATCCATCAAAAAACACACCTTCTCGATAACCGCTTCAAAAAAGCAGGCAAGAGTAAGTGTCCTTAGTTTTTTACGTACATGATTGCATGGTGACCGCAACGTGTACGCAAGACGTATACTGACCATCACATGGTCAAGTCTAGTCTTATAGAGGGAGTTCGCGAACCTCTCCCATGCCACAGGCATGG
Coding sequences:
- a CDS encoding ABC transporter substrate-binding protein → MVKKKSWVTFMLLMLVSALVLAGCGGGSSGANGDKELTFMFRGGTDEQKAYQAVVKKFEEDHPGVKVKIIVTAADQYATKLRAAITGNSLPDVFYINPGDVKAYVNSNVLMNLTSYIENNPDVDLDNIWKYGVDLYRSDGQMAGQGDIYGMPKDLGPFALGYNKTLFEKEGIPLPDKDKPYTWEEFIKVNQQATKDTNGDGKPDVYGTGFNVQWALQSFVWSNGGDWLDETKTKVTIDDPKFAEALQFFADMQNVYKITPSIEEAQTLDTYQRWMKGEMAFFPVGPWDMSTFEKLPFDYDLLPFPAGSTGKSATWIGSLGIGVSAKTKHPEEAAALVNYLTASKEGMQQLVDAKVQIPNLLDMADEWAKDTSTKPANKQEFIDIVEDYGRALPGNYTYNAEWYDLFFTDIQPVLDGKITAADYVKQQQPKMQKLLDKAVEQEKKSQK
- a CDS encoding carbohydrate ABC transporter permease, producing the protein MITKSSLYRKEMLYGYLFILPPILGLLIFVMFPFLYSLYGSFTDWDGLGQMNFIGLANFKDLLTDDLFYKAMFNTFFLMLGIPIGLLLALLLAMGLNRKIPGTTTFRVIYYIPVISSLAAVSIMWNWAYNGDYGLVNQFLDLFGIKGPNWLANKDTVKPALIIMTVWKGLGYTMLLYLAALQSVSRTYYEAAELDGANGFQIFRNITWPMVKPVTFFLIVTNIIGGSQIFTEMNIMTPTGGPEYSSASIVFYIWQKAFSNLQMGYASAMAMILGIFIFVITLVQFKMNEKSAYDGD
- a CDS encoding carbohydrate ABC transporter permease, producing MSYSQKRKLTNSIIFIVLAIGAIAMIAPLIWMLSTSLKEKQDVFALPPVWIPEVFQFGKYKEIWEAGPLLSGIKNSLIVAVSVTVVGTFTSSIAAFAFAKLRFPHKNKLFLALLASMMIPYPTVMIPQFIMFAKLGWVDTLLPLIVPGLFGNVIMIFFLRQYLLSVPDAIIEAAKIDGSSYFRLYSSITFPLIKPAIAAQLILWFMGIWNDYLAPIIYLNSPEKQTLQLVIANFNATYAIQTDYPLIMAASIVALLPVLIIFLIFQKQIIESVAISGVKG
- a CDS encoding arabinan endo-1,5-alpha-L-arabinosidase codes for the protein MLLLMVVGATGCSGETVSRPVFPKAPQDTQLYDTSILDDESRWTVNNAHDPAIIKTDQGYYVYSTDVRVAGEAKPGVMVRKSDDLIHWKWVGQALPGIPQEALDWTGAVNLWAPDVIQVGDTYRMYYSASSFGSTQSAIGLQTSLSPEGPWTDEGLVVKTSANEQDKLNAIDANPIVDAEGNSWMVYGSFFDGIYIAPLDPDTGKFKDEGYGTRIAARDRATEEGAVEGPYIVYNPEFKKYYLFVSYDSLFEDYNVRVARADSITGPYTDINGNNMLDTEYLPQYEIGTKILGGYRFTEGEGWVAPGHNSVLKDGDDYYIVHHARGETDKNWPYLHVRKMLWTKDGWPVVSPERYAGETTQDIPKSMIAGAWEGMALDPSVDGQIQAVPYTLTSNGKIKSEKGSGTWTLDDKQTLTLKWKESPWGGASTEELKLLPSWDWERSQPAIVVTGLNDHGVAVWGKQISAAEE
- a CDS encoding family 43 glycosylhydrolase, translating into MTDSITFTNPILEQRADPWVYRHTDGYYYFSASVPAFDRIEIRRAETLEELRDAEPVTAWTKRDTGPMSANIWAPEIHFIDGKWYIHYAAAHTSETNEGLFDHRMYVLENDSANPLEGDWVEKGQIYTRWESFALDATTFEHKGIRYLVWAQKDPDIVGNSNLYIAEMENPWTLRGEQVMISTPEYDWEIIGFKVNEGAAVMHRNGRLFIGYSASATDYNYCMGLLTADENADLLDPASWVKSPEPVFQTCEGNGQYGPGHNSFTVSPDGKTDILIYHARNYKDIEGDPLYDPNRHARAQVIHWREDGTPDFGVPVPDGSAVAEAK
- a CDS encoding EcsC family protein, which produces MDSRETLDLELEQILKWEKQQKDLFIWDKIGRLPFAMLDKVMPKALKQKIGDSLNDVGQYVQNGGKFLVQKKKVAKLLQEEAEKSGYSMIDTSYRLEQEAEAEGTAKIHSVENLPLKVLDQVADNITESRTKFAAAQGAATGFGGIVTIAADIPMVMGLSLKVLQEMALCYGYDPDEPLERIFIVKCLQFSSADIVGKKAIIEELAAYDDPDKPIEVVSQMQGWREVFNSYSESFGWKKLFQLVPIAGMVFGSVSNKNTIRDVAEAGKMLYKKRLILQRLK
- a CDS encoding prolyl-tRNA synthetase associated domain-containing protein — encoded protein: MLNKQGFYDLLDRNNIVYESIEHPAVYTMEEIFSYQIPHTERIVKNLFLRDDKKRNYYLVTIAGTKSVDLRSLSEKIPSRKLSFASEKDLLEFLGLEKGHVNPMGVFNNIQKNVTVVFDKDLVGQKIGIHPMENTATVFLEFEDVKELITAQGSNVVMCDVE
- a CDS encoding MFS transporter; amino-acid sequence: MSTQSTLTKDATARSKAPPGSDAQSTVYRILIAISLVHLFNDSIQSVIPAIFPILKDSMHLTYTQIGWISFAINFTASIMQPVVGWFADKKPTPSILPIGMGFTFTGMLLLAFADSYMAVLISVIFVGLGSAAFHPEGSRVSHMAAGQRRGLAQSIFQVGGNAGQSLAPLLTRWIFIPFGLFGAIGFTGIAAMGIAVQIYIARWYGRMLQSGGYLRRQAAARRAPNPALRKKITAAITLLILLVFVRSWYIASIGSFYAFNLKDTFGLSTEDAQIYIFLFLAAGALGTFFGGPLADRFGKRNLIFLSMAGAAPLALLLPYANLFWTGVLLTIIGFIMLSSFSVTVVYAQMLIPGKIGTVSGLITGLAFGMGGLGALVLGNWIDVFGVSPVMQMCSFLPLLGIFTFLLPSDKLLNIWAKENGSEE